Below is a genomic region from Nilaparvata lugens isolate BPH chromosome 3, ASM1435652v1, whole genome shotgun sequence.
TTGTGAACAAAATCTTTCCCCTCTACAAGTCCACGCTGACTATACGCTCTCTATTAAGCAAATTCTGTGGCAACAAGTTTTCCACTCTGTTGCTATTCAAAAGAACAGCAACGTTTTTTgtaaaataactattttctgaCAACTTTGGTGTTAATTCAGCAGCTTTAGCCCATATCcttattcataaaattatattatatattaatataatattttatatttctctAATTAATTAGGTACCTATGTTGTACCTGTCTATTCCATTAGCTGGGAGCGAAATAGAGCAAATTTACATCTATCAACATTCATGGAAAGTTGAAGAGCAGTATGAtggtttttcttcttttttattaataatttttcttattttattgctAGTTATTTCTTCCTATCGATTAGGCTATATTTATAGAAGTTGTGTGTGTGTACCTTTGgacatttaataaaaaaatatatccaACAAGCTTACAAACAAAACATAACTACGTTTTTTGTTAAACTTCTAATCAAAGcttcaaataatatacattCTATTTAAGGGAAGTTCTCATTCTTCTACTATGTTAGGGCCAGATCATATTCATGGGGTCGCCGccaacctgtctccccgacaactaagTTCCTCGCAATtttgatgaaaacatctctgtgacatacacaaaccaatatacctgctgaccagtacactacttggaacattgccagcaatagatggaggggagtgttgccgcgtcgcgttacaaagctctctcactcagacacaaaagaaggagaatgctgctaggtagtgggagtgattagtggaggatagagcattggacctctccgtcttcgagaaagagccgtgttaaaagtaatttatctcgcactttagacattcatttttcttattctaatcactTGCTACTCCAATCACTACTCTCCAGATCGCATGAGCGCTATGTCTCCAATGACAAAgtggattaatttttatttgtaatcaatAAGAACAAGAAAACAATAAGTGAATCAGTGGCCAGATGACCAGATAAACTATTGtccattataaaaatgtagcatAATCCAATCTTTATCACATTAtgtacttcaattcaataattgaaaaaatttaaatcgaTTTAATTTAATCCACAATTGCGATTTTGaacttaaaaattgagaaagatcatagaattattttaatcatgacatgttcttgaggtgctgtgtaatgcagcattgtatttttctattattgttctaaaatgattttaataaatgatgtcaaaactgctcattaaaaataatattatttcagttgctttttgttttcattgaatacatGGTATTGGTTGTCAACCTTTTTCATGCACTGTACCCATAGTGGTCTGTTAGGCGAGCTGTCTAGTAGGAGATTGGGGAAGAGggagtaatttgaaaattcaatcaatttctctcattataaacttataagaGCCACTATATTTTTAGcattcagtaaaataacatccagtttcattgtatattatgataaggaggaaattgattgatactctTTAAAAAGATTATTACCTACCCCTgttattatgtatgtgtatttttgtcgtAAATGTATTTCCTCTGCTTGATATAATACACAATTATAAGTAAAGCAATAAAGAGCAAAACTAAAATCGTAAATCGATTTTGGAATAATCTTCATGACCTTTTAGAAGAAACTTTGTGACTGAATCTGCTAATCAAATTCGACCATGTTGATGAAACTTGAAACGCAAAAAATgctgttgattttatcattttcattcataGTTCACTTGGACGCACAGTATgattcaatcacttgaaaacatcaagagattgaagatatTCTCCTCATATTCACAATATCGGTTGTTCTTAGATAGaaaacagtagttgaagataaatatttaagGCAACTGAGCTCCTATAGGATAAAATTTAGAACCGATCATGAGTTTCTATCATATATGAgcctcgttttagagactcttgattaacaTTGGAATTGCGAAAAAATTGTAAAACTGCAATCGTCACTTTTTCAATCGGTTGTAACTTTCTAATGGTATTGAAAAATCGAAAGTATTGTTGattggagtgagaagaggaggaaattcctcacatccttgactagattttgattttatatctgaattatttcataagatatgcagcattgaatgaataaattgtcattattttgtgTATGGAATATACAcagtacactcaacaatgaggtacagtgtacactcaacaaaaaatttcccatttctCTTACAAAattgatatggcggaaggtgtggctcgttcatcaattgggctagtcagtcgggtcgagcgaggggttttgttaccactgtctgaaaaaaaaatggcttttggtggccctgaaaagggccaagtttgttgctggtggccctgaaaagggaccaagattgttgctggtggccctaaaagggaccaaggcaggctagatgtttagtagttGTCAACTGGCGTgataccacgccgcgcgagggtcccgggcaggtccgtctggtgcgagatcaggccggcaggggctcaagtcaatggctcgcagtctccactctggtttacccgggctacggagagggctgaccgggtgatctactagccagaggtcgtgccgactctccgccgggaggacctcctcgaccacttcctcgtttatAAGGggtcaaaccccgggcaggcagggtcataggcttccgctgcacacactccgatgtcggttcggcacccaacccgcgcatccagaaccgcgcgccagttgttaggctggggcgctaagtcttggggcgcagctggcgcggcggtgtacagcctcagcctctcctccacctggcgaagccgacgtagggccctcctcttctggattcggttcctcctaggcatcggctgggtagtagacaaggaagacacctcaggttgcggttagtctctccgtggttccctcattggcctgttcgctgctctgctcctggtctcggtagtggtctcggctggtagtggtctctggtagtggtctcggctggtggtctcttctggctcttcagtggaaggctgctagtgagcaagtgctatcgagggtagctgagtagcccccttttattcacagtccccgagttcacctgcaCTGCTATTGGCTggcggtgctcggccaatagaaacgcaggaacgggtggcggcgactgaggcacaccctggtggcgggtgggtcaaccactcatttggttgatgtgtggcgtggggagcagagcagagcggcaggctgaaaggtagcgaacaCGAGGGAGGTATCAATCCCCCCCCCCGTTTGAGGTAGCCACGgcgagaatttattgattgcaaaaaacaagatacaatgtttacaaaatatacaaaagtgccattgggcgataattttacagaagtgagaccagaagggtctccccccaacaggtgggttgtggtcaataattacagaaataagaccagaagggtctcccccaacaggtgggttgtTATTCCAAGAGATGTTGCTGGTCGGTGGTTGGAGCCGGGCGTAGTTGAGTCTTGTACACCTTGATGGTCTCGTTGTCACGGGTGATCCAGTAGACAGCTCCTTGGTTGTGGGCGACCGTATATGGTCCCTTCCATCTGGGTACTAGGCCCGCGTGGAATTTCTGAGCCTTGTTTGAGAGTTGATGATTCTGTGTGAGCACCTGGTCGCCGATCTGGTAACGAGGCTGTGTCTCGGCTATTGGGTCTCCCTTCCTATTGAGATAATTTTCTTGGTTCAACATGGCTTTGCGTTGGATTGCAGTTAGCGTGTGTAGACGCTGGTTAATATGGTCTTTGTGCGGTTTGAGTTGATTTTCGGGCCAGTGGCTCCATTCCCCTGGCCGTGGAAGGGTTTGGCCAAACAGGATTTGACTGGGGCTGTATCTTGTTGCCGTGTTCTGTCGATTTCGCAGGGTGAATAGCACGGATGGTAGTTGGTTCTCCCATTCTTGGTGTTGTTCTTGTAGGCGGATCCGTAGTCCCTTCTTGAGTTCCTGGTTCCTTCTCTCGGTAGGGTTGGCTCAGGGGTGATAAATTGGCGTGGTGTAGTGTAAGACTCCCCATTTGAGGCAGAGTTCGTTCCATAGTTTCCCCGTAAACTGAGTGCCATTGTCGGAGAGTAGGATTTTTGGGTATCCCCATCTGGGAAACAGGTGCGTATCCATTGTGCGGCCAATCGTGTTGGCGTCGCCGTGAGGCAGCGGGTAGGCTTCTATCCACCTGGAGAAAGAATCAGTGATGACCAATATGAATCGATTTCTTTGCTTGGAGAGTGGGTAGGGGCCCATCAGATCGAGACATACGGTTTCCCATGGTCTAGTAGACTGTCGCGGTCGTTACGTAGGTTCGTGATTCCGGTTGTACGCTTTTGAGCAGCTACACAGCAGGCAATTTTGTACGTACGCAGTTATCTGCACCTTCATACGGGGCCAAGTGTAGTATGTAGCGATGTTTCGGCAGGTTTCGGCATAGCCTGGATGTCCCATTAGATCATCATCGTGATAGCGGAATAGTAGCTGGGTGCGAAAGTTGGGCGGTATGACTATTCGCCAACCGTCGCGTGTCTTCTTCTCCCAGAGTCGGTTGTGTAGGTGGTAACTGGTGAGGAATACTTGATCAGTTCCCGGTTGATCCTCCAACGGTCGGGGTTTGATCTCCATCCATCGTTGCACCTGCGCGTTGATCTGGTCGTCTGTGGCCTGTGCTTTCCGAATCTCTTCTAACAGTTCAGTTTCGGTTGCGATGCTTGCTAGCGTAGCGGGTTCACTGGTGACTGGCAGGATGTCGGGAGGCATGGTTCGTTCTAGTTGTTGACTGGTCTCCTCATCTTTTTCGTTGTCGGGTTGCCGTGACAGTGCGTCGGCAAACTGATTCTCTTTACCCGGGCAGTGTTCTAGGGTGAAGTCAAATTCTTGTAGGAGCAGGGCCCTTCGAGTGAGTTTGGCGCGGCTGTCCTTTGCAGTTTGTAACCAGGTAATCACCTTATTGTCGGTACGGAGTATGAATGGCCTGCCTTCCAGGTAAGGGCGATATTGCTTTATTGCCCAGACAACTGCAAGGCACTCTTGTTCATTACTGTGATACTGTTGTTCCGTGTGGTTCAGCTTGGCACTGGCGTATGCGATCACCTTACGGTCATTGTTGATTTCTTGGTATAGGACAGCCCCTATACTGACCTTGCTGGCGTCTGTCTGTAGGATGAAGGTCTTGGAGAAATCTGGTCGACAGAGTGGTTGGATGTTGGCGGTCAATGCTTGTAGGCGGCGGAAAGCTGTCTCTTCTGTTGGTGACCATTTCCATCGCGTCTTCGTGCTAAGTAGCTCAGACAGAGGCGCACAAACGTCAGCGGCGTTGGGTAAAAATTCTCGTAGTCAGCCAACTACTCCGAGAAATTCTCGCAGTTTCTTTCTGGTTGTGGGTGGTTGGGCAGAAGTCACAGCTAGGATAGCCTGCAGTTTTGTTTGGTTGCCCTCGGAGGTGATTATGTGACCGAGGTATTCAAGTTGCTTGTGGCCGATCTGGCATTTTGCTGCTGAGACAGAGAGATTGTATAGATTTAACCGTTCAAACACTTTGGCTAAGTGGAGTAAGTGTTCTTCCCAGGTATCCGAGTACACAATGATGTCGTCGAGATAAGCGTAGCAGAACTTGTCGACGTATCCACTCAGTACCTTGTTCATCATGGATTGGAAGCAGCTGGGTGCATTTCGTAGGCCGAAAGGCATGACCTTAAATTGTAGCTTTTCGCCATAGGGAGTGGTGAAGGCTGTGTAAGGTCAAGACTGGGGTGCGAGTGGTACCTGCCAGTATCCCATCCGTAGGTCGAGTgagctgaatatttttgaagttccCAGGCTTCGAATGACGTCCTGTAGGGTCATCTGCGGTGCCGTGGCTGGAACGGTGATGGAATTCAGCCATCGGTAATTGATGCAGAACCGTGATGTGCCGTCCTTCTTGGGGACAACGATGATTGGAGAGTTGTAAGGCGAATCACTGGCTTCTACCAGGTTGCGTTCCTTGAGGGCGGCAACTTCGGACTcgataatttgcagtttctcccGTGAGTATCGGTAAGGCCGCTGGCTGCGTATTTCTGAGCTGTTGAGTTGAATTGTCATGGTGGCGGCCGTGGTGATGGAGGGTGGCATCTGCTCCATGAACAATTTTGCGTGTTGTTGCAGTAATACTGTTAACCGTCGGTGCTGGTCGCTGGGCGTGTCTTCTAGTAACTTGTCAACCAGGTGAGTGTCCATCTCTACTGAGACTGGTGGTTGCGCTATCCAGAAGACCGTGTCTCGCTGCGTCTTGCCGTAGATTAGCCTGTCTTGCTCAAAGTCAAGCACTGCCTTATTCtcccgaaaccatggtcgtcccAAGATGATGTCTTCGTGTAGGTCAGGTAGACCTAGGaagggaatattttgaatgtgctgTTGGATCTGGAGTTCCAGATGTCCTTGTATGGCCGTTTCGCAGCTAGTGGGATGGTTGGCCAGCAGTACAGGTAGCTTCAGCAGTTGGATCCGTGTACCGTGGTCGAGGTGGGCAGCTCTCACGAAGTTGTGCGTTGCGGCTGAATCGAGTAGAGCGTGTAGTTGTTTACCTGTGAGGATGACAGGGATCCGGGGTAGAGTCTGTCCGTCTATCTAGGTTCAGTGCTTGGCTGGGTGGAGGGCTGGTGATGTGGTTGTTGACTACTGGggcggcagtgttggtgaccttgtcGGTGACTGCGGccagggcagtgttggtgacctggtggctgactgcggctggggcagtgttggtgactgGCTGGTTGACGGCGGCTGggtcagtgttggtgacctggtggctgactgcggctggggcagtgttggtgactccATCCATGACAGCGACCCCGGTAGGTGGCGGGTGCGTGTGGGTCACAGTTGCATGTTCCTCCCCAGGCTGGTGGTCAATGACGTGCTCATCGTCGGCTGGTGATGCTGTCCTCTCGCGGGCCAGTAGAGGCGCGGCTGCTGGGTGCTGTGGAGAGTCTCTGTCAGCCGGGAAGAGCAAGGGGTCTTCGGTGACATTGGAAGGAGACTTAGCGACGCTAGCAGGGTCTACGGTGGCGTGACGGGTAGGCGATCAATCCATTGTGAGTGAGACGGTCATGAGTGACGGCTGGGTGGTTGATGCGCAAGGGTGTGCCGGACGCGGTTGCTGTTGTGAGACGGTGACCCGGGTGACGACTGGTACTGGGTCATTCTTGATAGCCCGTGGAGGTGCGGCTGCTAGGTACCGTGGAGAGTCTCCGTCAGCCGAGAAGAGCGAGGGGTCTTCGGTGACGTTGGAAGGAGGCTTGGTGACGCTGGCAGGATCCACGGTGGCGTGACCAAGGAATGACTGGCTGGCCGGTTCGGTGACGGTTATCGCTTGTAGTTGGGGTGGTGACCTGCGAGGCTGGCGCTGCGGGTCTTGCACCTCATCGTTAGTGTAGTGGACTCCTACTTTCCGTGCTGGAGGGGTGGAGTCCGAGTCTCTCCAGTATCGCCGTTTCCCTGCCGTTTCTTCGCGAGTTCTGGGCAGTCGCGATGAAAATGCTTGGCCGGGCAGTAATGACACTGAGGAAGCTGGTTGTAGTTGAACCTCGGCGGCGGCTCTCGATGGGGTGGCCCTGCGGGTGCCGTAGGTTGAGGCGGCTTATATTTTGGTCGACTGTTGAGGTCGGTTTCCAGGTCGTTGGCGATCATGATCAGCTCTTCATAGTTCGTGGGACGAGCAGCTCGAACTAGGGTGCGAAGCTCGGAACTCAGCTGACCGATGAGCAGGGCGATCACCTCGTCTTCAGCCAGGTTGGTTCCTAAGCGCTGCTGTAGTTGGAGCTTCTGACGGATGAATCGCTCCACTGGCTGGTTCGCTTTGTGGGTGGTGCCATAAAATTCCGTGTGAGCGGCTGCGATTTTATGGGCTCCCGAGAAACGGGCCTGAAGTCGGTCACGGAACTGTTCCCAGGTGGTGACGAATTCTCCGTAGTCTCTCCACCAGGCGGCGGCGTCGTCTTGTAGTTGCGCTTTTAGAAGCATGACCCAGGTATAGCTGGGAATGTGGTGACCCTGAAGCAGCTCGGTGCACTGTCGCATGAAGGTGATGGGGTCTTCATGGAGCTTGCCGCGGAAGAACGGTAGCAGGGTCGCTATGCTGGTCAGCTGGCTGAGGttgccggtgtagctgacggctGGAGCCGGTAAGTTGGCCATGTTGCTGGTTGCGGTAGTGGCGTGACTAGAGGTTGACGGTGGAGCAGGCAGGTTGACGGTCAGCGCGCTGGGTTGCAGGGTGGTTGGTCGAGCGGGCTCGCTGGTGAAGGCGGGTGGCTGCGTTGCCCCGGTTTCGCTGGTGGAAGCGGGCGGCTGCGTCGTGCTGCTGTCGGTTTGACCGGTGGTCTGTGCAGGCCAGCCGGCGAATGTAGACTCGGTGTGCTGGCTGGTTGACTGCATCGAATCTTCGGTGGTCGTATCTCCACTGTCTCCGGCTCCGGTTCTAGTCGCTACCATGTTCAGGTGTTATGGGCGCCACTGGGAAATTGCCTGTTCCCAGACAGGTATTCTGAATTGAAAGATTCAGAGAcacattttgttgaaagaaaataagttcGAATTTTTTTGCgtgaaaaattcaagacatacatttagatgaaaaatttaagacatacatttagttgaaaatttaggttgacattttgtttgaaaaaaaaaagttttgacaGTGGTAACGGGGTTACTGTATCTCCATACAGTGAGTGGCCCCACGTTGGCAGGCGCCAATAAAACTTGACTCATGAGATATGATTTCCAACTGCCTTGACAAGCCGAAAAGAAAGAGCGTTCGAGAAGATCCGAacattgtatcaaaagttatgaatgaaatttcgatccttgaggtgtcctgaaaatctttgagatagagcgctctatctgttctcagattgtagagcacaaaattacgcctagtaggatgttgaattatacatttttgaattgtgacaatcggaagatattgttgattaaatactataaaatttatcaaaattgatttttccatgaaattctactcgttttggaaaaactgtaggATAGAACTCATTGAAGTCAGAGAGGtccgaatgatttcattttattctgaattttatatacagtaaaaaaggagagagaggaTTTTTTGTCCAATGACTGGATTTGATGGTAATAGCTcagaactggaaaatgaaccatacatattaggtatttgggccactctgtacaaggaaattttgcatgcgaaaattggttctggacttctcttatgcataCAAACCCTAacaaatcagaactacaatgaatataaaatattgaatctttttcatgtctaaattgactggactaatataaTGTTAAAACGTGAATCAcatctatcttctatagaaggtggTGACAGGCGCGGATCGCCCAgatccccccccccccacttcACAAGAGTTGTTTGGAAAAACTACAGTTACTATTGTTCAGTAACTATAGACATAAAAGAGGGTgtgcttgcattttatattgtagatctgaattctcaatttggatacataagataagtacaattttttcattcaagatttccttgtgcaagatacagaatggcccaaataTACCTAAAATAtctggttcattttccagtacacaaagaaatgaccaatttctatattcagataaattatagaaaaatacttgatcttgaattttagaacagaatctcctcttttagtTGCTGAAAACGATTCATGGGAGAATATGATCCTAGTGTAAGattagattgttgaaaaaatcatgaaatcaaATATACTTTCCCTTGTATTAACGGTCCAGGAAACAgtgattcaaaatgaatttttggCAACTGAGCTTGTAGAGAATggaattgtctacaatttggaatcaatcaagagtttctatgatgtttctcattttagagactcttaattaacagaaaaatcgcgaaaaaaatgaaaaacgtGAATCACCATTTTAaaaattggctgtaactttccAATGGTACTGAAATCGAAAGTATTCTCCATTGTTGTGGGAAGAGGATATACTTTCCcacatcctcactagattttgaaattttatccgGAGTATTTCACAAGATAGCAGCGTTGAATAtggaaattggtcattttttgtgaattgaattaCTGGTTAAACTCAAggatgaattttctatttttcgaTCGAATTTCACCTATGATGCATTTCacttttgaaccgccttggcaAGCAGAGAAGAATGAGGTGTAGTATGATGTGAtccgatcattgtgtcaaaagtggtgagtgtttgaaattttgatccttgaggtgtccttatatGCACGCCTCTCCCTGCATCTAACGGTTTATTCTTATAGAACATGATCTAACTTATAGCATGGTGCGAAATATTAATGTTATGACAAGAGTATGGATTTGCTGGTGATGATCATTGAAGCTAAAAATAAGGTATTTTCCAAAATAAAAGGAGCATTAATTGTTATCAGGTGTACttgaaaatctatatgagaaagagcgctctaccttgtctcaaattgtagagcacaaaattacgcccaaaggaattttgaattataaatttaaatggtAAAAATCGGAGgatattgttgatgaaaaatgagcattcatcaaaattcattttttct
It encodes:
- the LOC120350220 gene encoding uncharacterized protein LOC120350220 is translated as MVATRTGAGDSGDTTTEDSMQSTSQHTESTFAGWPAQTTGQTDSSTTQPPASTSETGATQPPAFTSEPARPTTLQPSALTVNLPAPPSTSSHATTATSNMANLPAPAVSYTGNLSQLTSIATLLPFFRGKLHEDPITFMRQCTELLQGHHIPSYTWVMLLKAQLQDDAAAWWRDYGEFVTTWEQFRDRLQARFSGAHKIAAAHTEFYGTTHKANQPVERFIRQKLQLQQRLGTNLAEDEVIALLIGQLSSELRTLVRAARPTNYEELIMIANDLETDLNSRPKYKPPQPTAPAGPPHREPPPRFNYNQLPQCHYCPAKHFHRDCPELAKKRQGNGDTGETRTPPLQHGKSPPQLQAITVTEPASQSFLGHATVDPASVTKPPSNVTEDPSLFSADGDSPRYLAAAPPRAIKNDPVPVVTRVTVSQQQPRKQLHALLDSAATHNFVRAAHLDHGTRIQLLKLPVLLANHPTSCETAIQGHLELQIQQHIQNIPFLGLPDLHEDIILGRPWFRENKAVLDFEQDRLIYGKTQRDTVFWIAQPPVSVEMDTHLVDKLLEDTPSDQHRRLTVLLQQHAKLFMEQMPPSITTAATMTIQLNSSEIRSQRPYRYSREKLQIIESEVAALKERNLVEASDSPYNSPIIVVPKKDGTSRFCINYRWLNSITVPATAPQMTLQDVIRSLGTSKIFSSLDLRMGYWQVPLAPQS